A single genomic interval of Pseudopipra pipra isolate bDixPip1 chromosome 29, bDixPip1.hap1, whole genome shotgun sequence harbors:
- the LOC135404114 gene encoding sperm mitochondrial-associated cysteine-rich protein-like, which produces MCSRSSCHDHESSCHGARSSSHRSWFSCLRSRSSCHDSESSCHYPVQRQPVQKCSFVTSCCPPGQRYCPQVPYCPQVPYCPQAPYCPQVPYCPQYTKNICNLPPACPKY; this is translated from the coding sequence ATGTGCTCCCGCAGCTCCTGCCACGACCACGAGTCCTCCTGCCACGGAGCCCGCTCCTCCAGCCACAGATCCTGGTTCTCCTGCCTCAGGTCCCGCTCCTCCTGCCACGACTCGGAGTCCTCCTGCCACTACCCCGTCCAGAGGCAGCCGGTGCAGAAATGCAGCTTCGTGACGTCCTGCTGCCCCCCCGGGCAGCGCTACTGCCCCCAGGTCCCATACTGCCCCCAGGTCCCATACTGCCCCCAGGCCCCCTACTGCCCCCAGGTCCCCTACTGCCCCCAGTACACCAAGAACATCTGTAACCTGCCACCAGCTTGCCCCAAGTATTGA